A single region of the Oncorhynchus keta strain PuntledgeMale-10-30-2019 chromosome 4, Oket_V2, whole genome shotgun sequence genome encodes:
- the LOC118384054 gene encoding phospholipase A and acyltransferase 4-like: MAPTLYDKKPEPGDLIEIFRGNYQHWALYVGDNFVVHLAPPSEGPGARANSMMSVLSDKAKVKKEEIWDVVGHDQWCINNQLDEKYQVRPIHEILREAQAYVDQEMPYCVFRGNCEHFVTDLRYGKAESRQVRQVVETVGMAAMVGFGVLAVAGIAAAIFGGGSKKKNEEKEEYK; encoded by the exons ATGGCTCCAACATTG TATGATAAGAAGCCGGAGCCAGGGGATCTGATAGAGATATTCAGAGGGAACTACCAGCACTGGGCTTTGTACGTTGGTGACAACTTTGTTGTTCACCTGGCCCCACCCT CCGAGGGACCTGGGGCCAGGGCCAACAGCATGATGTCTGTGCTCAGTGACAAGGCTAAGGTGAAGAAGGAAGAGATCTGGGACGTGGTGGGGCATGATCAGTGGTGCATAAACAACCAGCTGGATGAGAAGTACCAG GTCAGACCCATACATGAGATACTGAGGGAAGCCCAGGCCTATGTGGACCAGGAGATGCCCTACTGTGTCTTCAGGGGAAACTGTGAGCACTTTGTCACAGATCTGAGATATGGAAAGGCTGAGTCTCGACAG GTTCGTCAGGTTGTGGAAACTGTGGGAATGGCTGCAATGGTGGGCTTCGGAGTCCTTGCTGTTGCAGGTATCGCAGCGGCCATCTTTGGAGGTGGAAGCAAGAAGAAGAATGAAGAAAAAGAAGAATATAAGTGA